A DNA window from Mycolicibacter hiberniae contains the following coding sequences:
- a CDS encoding nuclear transport factor 2 family protein: MTDFEAIEAIKGVKYRYLRALDTKHWDDFAATLTEDVTADYGKSMGSDRTFTDRESLVEFMRNALPGNLISEHRVNHPEITLTGADTATGIWYLQDRVIVPDFNLMLIGAAFYHDTYRRTADGWKISATGYQRTYDATVPLSDLPGFKVTFGDALNR; this comes from the coding sequence GTGACTGATTTCGAGGCCATAGAAGCCATCAAGGGCGTCAAGTACCGCTACCTGAGGGCACTGGACACCAAGCACTGGGACGACTTTGCGGCCACGCTGACCGAAGACGTCACCGCCGACTACGGCAAGTCGATGGGCAGCGACCGCACCTTCACCGACCGCGAATCGCTGGTGGAGTTCATGCGCAACGCACTGCCGGGCAACCTGATCAGCGAGCACCGGGTCAACCACCCCGAGATCACCCTCACCGGAGCCGACACGGCCACCGGCATCTGGTATCTGCAGGACCGGGTGATCGTGCCCGACTTCAACCTGATGCTGATCGGCGCCGCGTTCTACCACGACACCTACCGCCGGACCGCCGACGGCTGGAAGATCAGCGCTACCGGTTACCAGCGCACCTACGACGCCACCGTGCCGCTGTCGGACCTTCCCGGGTTCAAGGTGACGTTCGGGGATGCGCTGAACCGCTGA
- a CDS encoding acyl-CoA dehydrogenase family protein, with amino-acid sequence MQISYTSAQEELRSELRSYFATLMTPERREALSSTQGEYGTGNVYRETVAQMGKDGWLTLSWPKEYGGQARSAMDQLIFTDEAAIAGAPVPFLTINSVAPTIMAFGTEEQKKFFLPKIAAGELHFAIGYSEPGAGTDLASLRTTAVRDGDEYVINGQKMWTSLIAYADYVWLAARTNPEAKKHRGISMLIVPTSAEGFSWTPVHTMAGPDTSATYYQDVRVPVSNLVGEEHAGWKLVTNQLNHERVALVSAQPIIVALEEVREWAQNTKDAHGNRIIDSQWVQLNLARVLAKAEVLKLINWELASSDTAAPSPADASAAKVFGTELATEAYRLLMEVLGTAATVRQDSPGALLRGRVERMHRACLILTFGGGTNEVQRDIIGMVALGLPRNR; translated from the coding sequence ATGCAGATCAGCTACACGTCGGCCCAAGAAGAGCTGCGCAGCGAACTGAGGTCCTACTTCGCCACGCTGATGACGCCGGAGCGGCGCGAGGCCCTGAGTTCGACCCAGGGCGAGTACGGCACCGGCAACGTTTATCGCGAGACCGTGGCCCAGATGGGCAAGGACGGCTGGTTGACGCTGAGCTGGCCGAAGGAGTACGGCGGCCAGGCGCGTTCGGCGATGGATCAGCTGATCTTCACCGACGAAGCGGCGATCGCCGGCGCCCCGGTGCCGTTCCTGACCATCAACAGCGTCGCCCCGACGATCATGGCGTTCGGCACCGAAGAGCAGAAGAAGTTTTTCCTGCCCAAGATCGCGGCAGGCGAGCTGCACTTCGCGATCGGCTACTCCGAGCCGGGCGCCGGCACCGACTTGGCCTCGCTGCGCACCACCGCGGTGCGCGACGGCGACGAGTACGTGATCAACGGCCAGAAGATGTGGACGTCGCTGATCGCCTACGCCGACTATGTGTGGCTGGCGGCCCGGACGAACCCGGAAGCCAAGAAGCATCGCGGTATCTCGATGCTGATCGTTCCCACGAGCGCCGAGGGGTTCTCCTGGACCCCGGTGCACACCATGGCCGGCCCGGACACCAGCGCCACCTATTACCAGGATGTGCGGGTGCCGGTGAGCAACCTGGTCGGCGAGGAGCACGCGGGCTGGAAGCTGGTCACCAACCAGCTCAACCACGAGCGCGTCGCGCTGGTGTCGGCGCAGCCGATCATCGTGGCTCTCGAAGAGGTCCGCGAGTGGGCGCAGAACACCAAGGATGCGCACGGCAACCGGATCATCGACTCCCAGTGGGTGCAGCTCAATCTGGCGCGGGTGCTGGCCAAGGCCGAAGTGCTCAAGCTGATCAACTGGGAGCTGGCCTCCTCGGACACGGCCGCGCCGTCCCCGGCGGACGCCTCAGCGGCGAAGGTCTTCGGCACCGAGCTGGCCACCGAGGCTTACCGGCTGCTGATGGAGGTGCTCGGCACCGCCGCCACCGTGCGCCAGGACTCCCCCGGCGCACTGCTGCGCGGACGGGTGGAACGGATGCACCGCGCGTGCCTGATCCTGACGTTCGGCGGCGGCACCAACGAAGTGCAGCGCGACATCATCGGCATGGTCGCCCTGGGCCTGCCCCGTAACCGCTGA
- the fadD17 gene encoding long-chain-fatty-acid--CoA ligase FadD17, with protein sequence MSAPTLPDEQPTVTALLAPLADVDDRGIFYQDSFVSWHDHIAAGARLGAALRARLDPEKPPHVGVLLGNTPFFSTVLVAAALTGIVPVGLNPTRRGAALQRDVAHADCQLVLADNTAGVEVTGMIDVESPGWNAELAGYDGAPVTFRDADADELFMLIFTSGTSGDPKAVRCTQWKAAFPGVMLSQRFGLGTSDVCYLSMPLFHSNAVMAGWSVAVAAGASIALRRKFSASGFIPDVRRFGATYANYVGKPLSYVLATPEQPDDVDNPLRLLYGNEGAPRDLERFATRFGCTVVDAFGSTEGGVAIGRTPDTPPGALGPLIDGNTIIDVETGQECPPGVVGELVNTSGRGQFRGYYRDPEAEAQRMAGGIYHSGDLAYRDEAGYAYFAGRLGDWMRVDGENLGTAPIERILLRHNAVAQVAVYPIPDPAVGDQVMAALVLAKGASFDTEEFRAFLAEQPDLGPKQWPSYVRVSGELPRTETFKVLKRVLSAEGTGCSDPVFQICR encoded by the coding sequence ATGTCAGCACCGACCCTCCCCGACGAGCAGCCCACCGTTACAGCTCTACTGGCGCCGTTGGCCGACGTGGACGACCGGGGCATCTTCTACCAGGACAGCTTCGTCAGCTGGCACGATCACATCGCTGCGGGAGCCCGGCTGGGCGCCGCACTGCGGGCCCGCCTCGACCCGGAGAAACCGCCGCATGTCGGTGTGCTGCTGGGCAATACCCCTTTCTTCTCGACGGTGCTGGTGGCCGCCGCACTGACCGGCATCGTGCCGGTGGGCCTCAACCCCACCCGTAGAGGAGCGGCACTGCAACGCGACGTCGCCCACGCCGACTGTCAGCTGGTGCTGGCCGACAACACCGCCGGTGTCGAGGTGACGGGCATGATCGATGTCGAATCACCAGGGTGGAACGCGGAATTGGCCGGCTATGACGGTGCTCCGGTGACCTTCCGCGACGCCGACGCCGACGAACTGTTCATGCTGATCTTTACCTCGGGGACCAGCGGCGACCCGAAGGCGGTGCGCTGCACCCAGTGGAAGGCGGCGTTCCCGGGGGTGATGCTGTCGCAACGATTCGGGCTGGGCACGTCCGATGTCTGCTATCTGTCCATGCCGCTGTTCCACTCCAACGCGGTGATGGCGGGTTGGTCGGTGGCAGTTGCCGCCGGCGCGTCGATCGCGTTGCGGCGCAAGTTCTCCGCCTCCGGGTTCATTCCCGACGTGCGCCGGTTCGGGGCCACCTACGCCAATTACGTGGGCAAGCCGCTGTCGTACGTGCTGGCAACGCCCGAGCAGCCCGACGACGTCGACAACCCCCTGCGGCTGCTCTACGGCAATGAGGGTGCGCCGCGGGACCTGGAGCGGTTCGCCACCCGCTTCGGCTGCACGGTGGTCGACGCCTTCGGTTCCACCGAGGGCGGGGTGGCGATCGGGCGCACACCGGACACGCCGCCCGGCGCACTGGGCCCACTGATCGATGGGAACACCATCATCGATGTGGAGACCGGCCAGGAATGCCCGCCCGGCGTGGTCGGCGAGCTGGTGAACACCAGTGGGCGCGGCCAGTTCCGGGGCTATTACCGCGATCCGGAGGCCGAGGCGCAACGGATGGCCGGCGGCATCTATCACTCCGGCGACCTGGCCTACCGCGACGAGGCCGGCTACGCCTACTTCGCCGGCCGGCTCGGCGACTGGATGCGGGTGGACGGCGAAAACCTGGGTACCGCTCCGATCGAACGGATCCTGTTGCGCCACAATGCCGTCGCTCAGGTCGCGGTGTATCCCATCCCGGATCCCGCGGTAGGCGATCAAGTGATGGCGGCACTGGTGCTGGCCAAGGGGGCGTCGTTCGATACCGAGGAGTTTCGCGCGTTTCTCGCCGAGCAGCCCGACCTGGGCCCCAAACAGTGGCCGTCCTATGTGCGAGTGTCCGGCGAACTGCCGCGCACCGAGACGTTCAAGGTGCTCAAACGGGTGTTGTCGGCCGAGGGCACCGGGTGCTCCGATCCGGTGTTCCAGATCTGTCGATAA
- a CDS encoding TetR/AcrR family transcriptional regulator: MARDDWLLGAERRAAAADRIYAAATELVLRDGLEAFDIEALAQQVHCSRATIYRYAGGKAQIRDAVLLRLAARIVDSVRTAVQDLSGPERVVKAITVALEHIRADPVRKMMVGVTNGRDLTELPASPVLGRLAVDLTGIAADDPQAAQWIVRVVMSLAIWPIGDSQAEQQMVRRFVAPAFS, encoded by the coding sequence GTGGCACGAGATGACTGGCTGTTGGGGGCCGAGCGACGCGCGGCAGCCGCGGACCGCATCTATGCAGCCGCCACCGAACTCGTCCTGCGGGATGGGCTGGAGGCCTTCGACATCGAGGCGCTGGCCCAGCAGGTGCACTGCTCGCGGGCGACCATCTACCGCTACGCCGGCGGTAAAGCCCAGATCCGCGACGCCGTGCTCCTGCGCCTGGCGGCCCGCATCGTCGACTCGGTCCGAACTGCCGTGCAGGACCTGAGCGGACCGGAGCGAGTGGTCAAGGCGATCACCGTGGCCCTCGAACACATCCGGGCCGACCCCGTGCGCAAGATGATGGTCGGTGTCACCAACGGCCGCGATCTCACCGAGCTGCCCGCGTCGCCGGTGCTGGGCCGTCTCGCCGTGGACCTCACCGGAATCGCCGCCGACGATCCACAGGCGGCCCAGTGGATCGTGCGGGTGGTCATGTCACTGGCGATATGGCCCATCGGTGACAGTCAGGCCGAACAACAGATGGTGCGGCGATTCGTCGCGCCGGCCTTCAGCTGA
- a CDS encoding MlaE family ABC transporter permease, producing MIEQLTVPARAVGGFVEMSIETFRAMFRRPFQYREFLDQTWMIARVSLVPTLLVAIPFTVLVAFTLNILLREIGAADLSGAGTAFGTITQLGPVVTVLVVAGAGATAICADLGARTIREEIDAMRVLGIDPIHRLVVPRALASTFVALLLNGLVCAIGLVGGYVFSVFLQGVNPGAFINGLTVLTGLGELVMAEIKALLFGTAAGLIGCYRGLTAKGGPQGVGNAVNETVVYAFICLFVINVVMTAISVRVLVK from the coding sequence TTGATCGAACAGCTCACGGTTCCGGCCCGGGCCGTGGGCGGTTTCGTCGAGATGTCGATCGAGACCTTCCGGGCCATGTTCCGCAGGCCGTTCCAGTACCGCGAGTTCCTCGATCAGACCTGGATGATCGCCCGCGTCTCGCTGGTGCCGACCCTGCTGGTCGCGATCCCGTTCACCGTCTTGGTGGCGTTCACCCTCAACATCCTGTTGCGTGAGATCGGCGCCGCCGACCTGTCGGGGGCCGGCACCGCTTTCGGCACCATCACCCAGTTGGGGCCCGTGGTCACCGTGCTGGTGGTCGCCGGTGCGGGCGCCACCGCCATCTGCGCCGATCTGGGCGCGCGCACCATCCGCGAGGAGATCGACGCGATGCGGGTGCTGGGCATCGATCCCATCCACCGGCTGGTGGTGCCGCGCGCGCTGGCCTCGACATTCGTCGCGCTACTGCTCAACGGGCTGGTGTGCGCCATCGGCTTGGTCGGCGGCTACGTCTTCTCCGTCTTCCTGCAAGGCGTCAACCCGGGTGCCTTCATCAACGGCCTCACGGTGCTGACCGGACTGGGCGAGCTGGTGATGGCCGAGATCAAGGCGCTGCTGTTCGGTACCGCGGCCGGACTGATCGGGTGCTATCGCGGGCTGACCGCCAAAGGCGGGCCCCAAGGCGTCGGCAACGCGGTCAACGAGACCGTCGTGTACGCCTTCATCTGCCTGTTCGTCATCAACGTCGTCATGACCGCGATCAGCGTGCGGGTGTTGGTCAAGTGA
- a CDS encoding 3-oxoacyl-ACP reductase → MTDSARDLTGKVAVVTGAAAGLGRAEAIGLARSGATVVVNDIAAALESSDVIDEIAAAGGKGVPVAGDISQRSTADELVSTADGLGGLNIVVNNAGITRDRMLFNMTDDDFDAVIAVHLRGHFLLTRNAAAYWRQKAKESDSGTVYGRIINTSSEAGLMGPVGQANYGAAKAGITALTLSASRALSRYGVSANAICPRARTAMTVDVFGEAKVGEGEIDPLSPEHVVTLVRFLASPASAAVNGQVFVVYGPEVTLMAAPTVERRFSADGQAWDPTVLSDTLANYFAGRDPARTFSASELMAGD, encoded by the coding sequence ATGACTGACAGCGCGAGGGATCTGACCGGCAAGGTCGCCGTGGTGACCGGCGCGGCCGCCGGCCTGGGCCGAGCAGAGGCGATCGGGTTGGCCCGCTCCGGGGCGACCGTGGTGGTCAACGACATTGCTGCGGCGCTGGAGTCCTCCGACGTCATCGACGAGATCGCCGCGGCGGGCGGCAAGGGCGTGCCGGTCGCCGGTGACATCAGCCAACGGTCCACCGCCGACGAGTTGGTCAGCACCGCCGACGGCCTGGGCGGGCTCAACATCGTGGTCAACAACGCCGGGATCACCCGCGACCGGATGCTGTTCAACATGACCGACGACGACTTCGACGCCGTGATCGCGGTGCATCTGCGTGGGCACTTCCTGCTGACCCGCAACGCGGCCGCCTACTGGCGGCAGAAGGCCAAGGAGTCCGACAGCGGAACCGTCTACGGCCGGATCATCAACACATCTTCGGAAGCCGGCCTGATGGGACCGGTCGGCCAGGCCAACTACGGCGCGGCGAAGGCGGGGATCACCGCGCTGACGCTGTCGGCAAGCCGGGCGCTGAGCCGCTACGGCGTGTCCGCCAATGCGATCTGCCCGCGGGCCCGCACTGCGATGACCGTCGATGTGTTCGGCGAGGCCAAGGTGGGCGAGGGCGAGATCGATCCCCTGTCGCCCGAGCACGTGGTGACCTTGGTCCGATTCCTGGCGTCGCCGGCATCCGCGGCGGTCAACGGCCAGGTGTTCGTGGTCTACGGGCCCGAGGTCACCCTGATGGCCGCGCCGACGGTGGAGCGTAGGTTCAGCGCGGACGGGCAGGCGTGGGATCCCACCGTGCTGTCGGACACCCTGGCCAACTACTTCGCTGGGCGTGATCCCGCCCGGACGTTCTCCGCTTCGGAGTTGATGGCCGGCGACTAG
- a CDS encoding MlaE family ABC transporter permease, translating to MSYDATLRFRRLFRWMPKAVDNFGEQALFYADSIRYVPNALTKYRKETVRLIAEITMGTGALAIIGGTVGVATFLTLASGGVIAVQGFSSLGNIGIEALTGFLSAFLNVRIVAPVVAGIALAATIGAGTTAQLGAMRVAEEIDAVESMAVHAVSYLVSTRLVAGLIAIIPLYSLSVLAAFFAARSTTVFINAQSPGLYDHYFDTFLIPTDLLWSFLQAIIMSIAVMLVHTNYGFNAAGGPVGVGIAVGQAVRTSLVVVVVITLFVSLAVYGGSGNFNLSG from the coding sequence GTGAGCTATGACGCCACCCTGCGGTTCCGGCGGTTGTTCCGCTGGATGCCCAAAGCCGTCGACAACTTCGGCGAGCAGGCCCTGTTCTACGCCGACTCGATCCGCTACGTCCCCAACGCCCTGACCAAATACCGCAAGGAGACGGTCCGGCTGATCGCCGAGATCACCATGGGCACCGGTGCCCTGGCGATCATCGGCGGAACCGTCGGCGTGGCCACCTTCCTGACGCTGGCCTCCGGTGGGGTGATCGCCGTTCAGGGCTTCTCGTCGCTGGGCAATATCGGCATCGAGGCGTTGACCGGATTCCTGTCGGCGTTTCTCAACGTGCGGATCGTGGCGCCCGTGGTCGCCGGGATCGCCCTGGCCGCCACCATCGGCGCCGGCACCACCGCCCAGCTCGGTGCCATGCGGGTCGCCGAGGAGATCGATGCCGTCGAATCGATGGCGGTCCATGCGGTGTCGTATCTGGTGTCCACCCGGTTGGTCGCCGGCCTGATCGCGATCATTCCGCTGTACTCGTTGTCGGTGCTGGCCGCGTTCTTCGCGGCACGCTCCACCACCGTGTTCATCAACGCGCAGTCGCCGGGCCTCTACGACCACTACTTCGACACCTTTTTGATCCCGACCGACTTGCTGTGGTCCTTCCTGCAGGCGATCATCATGTCGATCGCGGTGATGCTGGTGCACACCAACTACGGATTCAACGCCGCCGGCGGTCCGGTCGGTGTGGGCATCGCCGTCGGTCAGGCCGTGCGGACGTCGCTTGTGGTGGTGGTGGTCATTACGCTGTTCGTTTCACTCGCCGTGTACGGCGGGTCCGGTAACTTCAACCTCTCGGGCTAG
- a CDS encoding ferredoxin, with the protein MRVEVDLDRCEGNAICVGIDPDLFDLNDDEQAEVKFAPVPADREAHAEQAIAECPRAALRRVED; encoded by the coding sequence ATGCGAGTTGAGGTAGATCTGGATCGTTGCGAGGGCAACGCGATTTGCGTCGGAATCGACCCCGACCTCTTCGATCTGAACGACGACGAGCAGGCAGAGGTCAAATTCGCTCCGGTTCCCGCCGACCGGGAAGCCCACGCGGAGCAGGCGATCGCCGAATGCCCGCGCGCCGCACTGCGCCGCGTCGAGGACTAA
- a CDS encoding acyl-CoA dehydrogenase family protein, with protein sequence MDFTTTEASDDLSGLVATIVDTVCTPEHQRALDALEQRFDTDLWRKLIDADVLSSAASESLDGGGFGVLEQTAILTALGRQLAAVPYLESVVLAAGTLAKFGSAELQQQWGAPAVAGQKILTAALDGDMGEGPVAASATDGGFRLTGTRTQVGFAPVADAFLVPAETDSGTAVFLVAATDPGVTMTPLATTGRGSVGHLELAGAQLAAERRVGGADALDHLISLAALGHSAYQLGVLERGLALTAQYAREREQFDKPIGSFQAVSQRLADGYIDVKGLRLTLTQASWRVSEGLPATTQVATAAFWAAEAGHRVAHSIVHIHGGVGIDTDHPIHRYFLAAKQTEFALGGATGQLLAIGRELAETPA encoded by the coding sequence ATGGACTTCACCACCACCGAAGCATCCGACGACCTCTCGGGGCTGGTCGCCACCATCGTCGACACGGTGTGCACCCCAGAACACCAGCGCGCGCTGGACGCCCTGGAGCAACGCTTCGACACCGACCTGTGGCGCAAGCTCATCGACGCCGACGTGCTGTCCAGCGCGGCCAGTGAGTCGCTGGACGGCGGCGGGTTCGGTGTGCTGGAGCAGACGGCGATCCTGACCGCGCTCGGGCGTCAGCTGGCTGCCGTGCCGTACCTGGAGTCGGTGGTGCTGGCCGCCGGCACGCTTGCGAAGTTCGGCTCCGCCGAGCTGCAGCAGCAGTGGGGCGCTCCGGCTGTGGCCGGCCAGAAGATCCTCACCGCCGCACTCGACGGTGACATGGGCGAGGGTCCGGTCGCCGCATCGGCGACCGACGGCGGATTCCGGCTGACCGGTACCCGCACCCAGGTCGGTTTCGCGCCGGTCGCCGACGCCTTCCTGGTGCCGGCCGAGACGGATTCCGGTACCGCGGTGTTCCTGGTGGCCGCCACCGATCCCGGTGTGACGATGACGCCGTTGGCCACCACCGGCCGCGGCAGCGTCGGTCACCTGGAGCTCGCCGGGGCGCAGCTGGCGGCCGAACGCCGCGTCGGTGGCGCCGACGCGCTCGACCACCTGATCAGTCTCGCGGCGCTGGGTCACAGCGCCTACCAGCTCGGAGTGCTGGAGCGCGGATTGGCACTGACGGCCCAATACGCCCGTGAGCGGGAGCAGTTCGACAAGCCCATCGGCAGCTTCCAGGCCGTCTCGCAGCGGCTGGCCGACGGCTACATCGACGTCAAGGGCCTGCGGCTGACTCTGACCCAGGCCTCCTGGCGCGTCAGCGAGGGGCTGCCGGCTACCACCCAGGTGGCCACCGCCGCGTTCTGGGCGGCTGAGGCCGGGCACCGGGTGGCGCACAGCATCGTGCACATTCACGGCGGAGTCGGCATCGACACCGACCACCCGATCCACCGGTACTTTCTGGCGGCCAAGCAGACCGAGTTCGCGCTCGGCGGCGCCACCGGTCAGCTGCTGGCGATCGGCCGCGAACTGGCCGAAACACCGGCCTAG